In one window of Alphaproteobacteria bacterium DNA:
- a CDS encoding DMT family transporter: MYNSFRPIESDMTATPARSVTPAEEIIPIPSLKPTSSNPFSWFMSQGYPQGAFWAVMICFVSVCNDILMRLLGARLDVLEVVFFRFFFSMLTVVPLMLTHGTALFKTTRPWMHFWRAVLGVGAIGACCYSVNLMPLSDNTIIMSSQPFFFLPLAVFFLREKVDMPRWIAILIGFIGLIIMFQPGTEALRLVALVPITAAILFALLDIMAKKMVSTENTHTLLFYFAVGTTIAAAIPAFFVWKTPSWEELGLLVLLGIGANLIQVCMIRAFSATDVSALMPFRYVEFIFSALFGFLFFMEVPTFVTIAGASFIIAGTAYISYYETRKEKMKSL, translated from the coding sequence ATGTATAATTCGTTTCGACCTATAGAGAGTGATATGACTGCAACCCCTGCTCGATCTGTAACACCAGCTGAAGAGATCATTCCAATACCTTCTCTAAAACCAACTTCTTCCAATCCCTTTTCTTGGTTTATGAGTCAGGGATATCCGCAAGGAGCCTTTTGGGCGGTTATGATTTGTTTTGTGAGCGTGTGCAACGATATATTAATGCGATTACTCGGTGCGCGGCTTGATGTTCTCGAAGTTGTCTTCTTTCGCTTTTTCTTCAGCATGCTGACCGTTGTTCCTCTCATGTTGACTCATGGAACAGCCTTGTTTAAAACAACACGCCCCTGGATGCATTTTTGGCGAGCTGTTCTGGGTGTAGGCGCCATAGGTGCCTGTTGCTATTCAGTGAACTTGATGCCCTTATCTGACAACACAATTATCATGTCTTCTCAGCCCTTTTTCTTCCTTCCCTTAGCTGTCTTTTTCTTACGAGAAAAGGTGGATATGCCTAGATGGATTGCCATCCTTATTGGGTTTATTGGCTTGATCATTATGTTTCAGCCGGGAACTGAAGCTTTGCGCCTTGTTGCTCTCGTTCCTATTACGGCTGCTATTCTCTTTGCTCTCCTGGATATTATGGCTAAAAAAATGGTTTCCACAGAAAATACACATACCCTCCTTTTTTACTTTGCTGTTGGAACCACTATCGCCGCCGCGATACCAGCGTTTTTTGTATGGAAAACCCCTTCATGGGAGGAACTTGGTCTCCTTGTTCTATTAGGTATCGGTGCCAATCTCATTCAAGTTTGTATGATTAGGGCTTTTTCTGCGACAGATGTTTCAGCCTTAATGCCCTTCAGATACGTAGAATTCATTTTTTCAGCTCTCTTTGGTTTCCTATTCTTTATGGAAGTTCCAACGTTTGTAACCATTGCAGGGGCCTCCTTTATTATCGCTGGTACTGCTTACATCAGTTATTATGAAACACGTAAAGAGAAAATGAAGAGTTTGTAG
- a CDS encoding phage major capsid protein: MTVQIVREAVETLHQAFEDFKAANDHRLGLLETKGSTDPLVEEKVNRLNEVLEKAQGRLVQLEIAGKRPQFSGVSELESADKNAFFSYVRKGMEGIEQKSLTSLNDASGGYLIPHNMLDKIHSTIVINSPMRSLSKVMSISTDGLEFLQEKGFADVGWVAETADRPETGTPELKKIRIPVHQIYAKPRASQKLLDDSSVDIESWLAEKIAEKMTLMENSAFVTGDGVGKPKGFLTYDLVEIGKGEWGKFEAVISKAGDALTDGDVLVDAFHALKAQYLPGATWLMSRSAMASIRKLKGENRQYLWQPSMIEGTPATLLGFPVLIADDMPGLDAKKSTTAIAFGNFREAYQIVDRAGLHVLRDPFSAKPYVEFYATKRVGGDVINFEALKLIHFLKA, translated from the coding sequence ATGACAGTACAGATTGTTAGAGAAGCAGTGGAAACACTTCATCAGGCATTTGAAGATTTTAAAGCCGCAAATGATCACCGTCTGGGACTTTTAGAAACGAAAGGGAGTACAGATCCTCTTGTAGAAGAAAAAGTTAATCGATTGAATGAAGTGCTGGAGAAGGCGCAAGGTCGATTAGTGCAGCTTGAGATAGCGGGGAAGAGACCCCAATTTTCAGGAGTTTCCGAACTGGAGAGCGCAGATAAAAACGCTTTTTTCTCTTATGTTCGTAAAGGGATGGAAGGAATAGAGCAAAAATCTTTAACAAGTCTCAATGATGCAAGTGGGGGATACCTAATTCCTCACAACATGTTAGATAAAATACATTCCACCATTGTCATAAATTCTCCAATGCGCTCTTTATCAAAGGTTATGAGTATTTCGACGGATGGGCTAGAGTTTTTGCAAGAAAAAGGTTTTGCGGATGTCGGATGGGTCGCAGAAACCGCAGATCGGCCAGAAACAGGGACACCTGAATTAAAAAAAATACGGATTCCCGTTCACCAAATCTATGCAAAACCGCGAGCAAGTCAAAAATTGTTGGATGATTCAAGTGTAGATATTGAATCTTGGTTAGCTGAAAAAATTGCTGAAAAAATGACATTGATGGAAAATTCTGCTTTTGTTACAGGAGATGGCGTTGGGAAGCCCAAGGGGTTTTTGACGTATGATCTTGTTGAAATTGGCAAAGGAGAGTGGGGAAAATTTGAAGCGGTCATCTCAAAAGCCGGTGATGCACTTACAGATGGAGATGTTCTCGTTGATGCTTTTCATGCTTTAAAAGCACAATATCTTCCTGGCGCAACTTGGCTAATGTCACGTTCAGCAATGGCATCTATTCGCAAACTTAAAGGTGAAAACCGTCAATATTTATGGCAGCCCAGTATGATCGAGGGCACACCGGCAACTTTATTAGGATTTCCTGTACTTATAGCAGATGATATGCCAGGGCTTGACGCAAAAAAATCTACGACAGCTATAGCGTTTGGTAATTTTCGAGAAGCCTATCAAATTGTGGATCGAGCTGGATTACATGTTTTGCGCGATCCCTTTAGCGCCAAGCCCTATGTAGAGTTTTATGCCACGAAGCGCGTAGGGGGAGATGTCATCAATTTTGAAGCTCTCAAATTAATTCATTTTTTGAAGGCATAA